The following coding sequences are from one Paenibacillus sp. JDR-2 window:
- a CDS encoding FtsK/SpoIIIE family DNA translocase yields the protein MAKKRRKKKSITTQLKYEVYGILLITVSVIALSGEATVGRSLSKLFGLFLGKFYFVLALVGIYVGLVVMVKRAWPRGWTNRRTGLLVFVLALALSSSIAEIDRKLLPSSDLTGGAILHQLGQDMKDELLAFDGADDRPISQRAISGGYIGAMEYSMLFTLFGYFGSKLIAGVMYAIAIMLLTGKSYVELARIGRDKSIRMFKLLAAKWSKGAALRSASKSNKAVKPPVFVQSDAIDDDDDEDDYAPALPPRRKKSLFFSWRNQEQNSQQEQQNAHDDWTMNEEHYDGGHDNGAKPHWANDQAWDDDEQWDRNGEGDASTSHKQQEDELPPWEEQQPVRGNPSSASPVHNEYEEDEEPAVITRIVPRADTYDDEEQEDYPAPAPAAFAADSARYTEEYDQNETESSVVNEVHGSQDIQEVTEETDKSATTGIHQPASDAPVKKPYLLPPFSLLAKPSLMARGGDSADAMDSKRKLEATLESFGVKAKVLDVVRGPAVTRYEVQPASGVKVSRIVSLTDDIALALAAKDIRMEAPIPGKSAIGIEVPNMEVSMVTMREVMETATFQNAPSKLSIAFGRDISGQPIIGNLARMPHLLVAGATGSGKSVCINGIITSILYKAAPDEVKFLMVDPKMVELNVYNGIPHLLAPVVTDPRRAALALKKIVVEMEKRYELFSKSSTRNIEGYNALMAENPKAVLPYIVVIVDELADLMMVASNDVEDSIARLAQMARAAGIHLIIATQRPSVDVITGVIKANIPSRIAFGVSSQVDSRTILDMVGAEKLLGRGDMLYLPVGMSKPIRVQGAFLSDQEVEALVDYARGQAEAEYKEDLVPEVEEESADPEEVLDELYDQAVQIVLEAKQASVSLLQRRMRVGYTRAARLVDQMEARGIVGPYEGSKPREVLMSMEQYQSSRIPS from the coding sequence GGCTAAGAAAAGACGAAAGAAAAAATCGATTACAACGCAATTAAAATATGAAGTATACGGTATTTTGCTTATTACGGTATCGGTTATTGCTTTATCAGGAGAGGCTACGGTTGGACGCTCCTTGTCCAAGCTATTTGGCTTGTTCCTGGGCAAGTTTTATTTTGTATTGGCGCTGGTCGGCATTTACGTCGGACTGGTCGTCATGGTCAAAAGGGCTTGGCCGCGCGGTTGGACAAACCGTCGGACAGGCCTGCTTGTGTTTGTTTTGGCTCTTGCGTTATCCAGCAGCATAGCCGAAATCGACCGCAAGCTGCTTCCGAGCTCCGACCTGACGGGTGGAGCTATTCTCCACCAGCTGGGCCAGGATATGAAGGACGAGCTGCTGGCGTTTGACGGGGCCGATGACAGGCCGATCAGCCAGCGGGCGATAAGCGGCGGCTATATCGGCGCCATGGAATATTCGATGCTGTTCACGCTTTTTGGTTATTTTGGCTCCAAGTTGATTGCAGGCGTTATGTACGCCATCGCCATTATGCTGCTAACGGGCAAATCCTATGTAGAGCTTGCCCGTATCGGTCGGGACAAGAGCATACGGATGTTCAAGCTGCTTGCCGCCAAATGGTCGAAAGGAGCGGCGCTTCGGAGCGCATCCAAATCGAACAAAGCCGTCAAACCGCCGGTGTTTGTGCAATCCGATGCGATTGACGACGATGACGATGAGGATGATTACGCGCCGGCACTGCCGCCAAGGCGCAAGAAATCCCTCTTCTTCTCCTGGAGAAATCAGGAGCAGAACAGCCAGCAGGAACAGCAAAATGCCCATGATGATTGGACTATGAACGAAGAGCATTACGATGGAGGACATGACAACGGCGCCAAGCCGCATTGGGCGAATGACCAGGCATGGGATGACGACGAGCAGTGGGACCGAAATGGCGAAGGCGATGCCAGTACCAGCCATAAACAGCAGGAGGACGAGCTTCCTCCATGGGAGGAGCAGCAGCCAGTTCGTGGAAACCCATCCTCCGCTTCTCCTGTACATAACGAATATGAGGAAGACGAGGAGCCTGCTGTCATCACAAGAATTGTTCCGCGTGCAGATACATACGACGACGAAGAACAAGAGGACTACCCTGCACCCGCACCTGCGGCTTTTGCTGCAGATTCAGCGAGATATACGGAAGAGTACGATCAGAACGAAACGGAATCTTCTGTCGTGAATGAAGTTCACGGCAGTCAGGACATACAGGAAGTTACGGAGGAAACGGATAAATCCGCTACAACGGGTATCCACCAACCGGCATCGGATGCACCGGTTAAGAAGCCATACTTGCTGCCGCCGTTCTCCCTGCTTGCCAAGCCAAGCTTGATGGCAAGAGGCGGCGACAGTGCGGATGCCATGGATTCGAAGCGGAAGCTGGAAGCCACATTAGAGAGCTTTGGCGTTAAGGCTAAAGTGCTTGATGTAGTACGCGGTCCTGCGGTTACGCGCTATGAGGTTCAACCTGCATCAGGCGTGAAGGTAAGCCGGATTGTAAGCCTGACAGACGATATCGCTTTGGCGTTAGCGGCAAAGGATATACGGATGGAGGCGCCTATTCCGGGTAAATCCGCCATCGGCATAGAGGTTCCCAATATGGAAGTCTCAATGGTAACTATGCGCGAGGTAATGGAAACCGCGACCTTCCAAAATGCTCCGTCCAAGCTGTCGATCGCTTTTGGGCGGGATATTTCCGGACAACCGATTATTGGCAACCTGGCGAGAATGCCCCATCTGCTGGTAGCGGGAGCTACTGGTTCGGGTAAATCAGTGTGTATTAACGGCATTATTACCAGTATATTGTACAAGGCTGCTCCGGATGAAGTGAAGTTTCTGATGGTCGATCCTAAGATGGTCGAATTAAATGTTTATAACGGCATTCCGCATTTGCTTGCACCGGTTGTAACCGACCCAAGACGCGCGGCACTAGCCTTGAAAAAGATTGTTGTGGAGATGGAGAAACGGTATGAGCTGTTCTCCAAATCGAGCACGCGCAACATTGAAGGCTACAACGCCTTAATGGCCGAGAATCCCAAAGCCGTACTTCCCTATATCGTCGTTATTGTCGACGAGCTAGCGGATTTGATGATGGTCGCCTCTAACGACGTTGAGGATTCCATAGCAAGGCTTGCCCAAATGGCTCGTGCGGCGGGCATCCATCTCATTATCGCGACGCAGCGTCCGTCGGTAGACGTTATTACGGGGGTTATTAAAGCGAATATCCCTTCCAGGATTGCCTTTGGCGTATCTTCTCAGGTCGATTCCCGTACCATATTGGATATGGTTGGCGCAGAGAAGCTGCTGGGCAGAGGGGATATGCTTTATCTGCCGGTCGGCATGTCCAAGCCTATTCGCGTCCAAGGTGCCTTCTTGTCCGATCAGGAAGTCGAGGCGCTTGTCGATTACGCAAGAGGCCAGGCCGAAGCGGAATACAAGGAGGACCTTGTACCTGAAGTAGAGGAAGAATCGGCAGATCCGGAAGAGGTTCTGGATGAACTGTATGATCAAGCCGTGCAGATCGTTCTTGAAGCGAAGCAGGCATCCGTATCCCTTCTTCAGAGGCGGATGCGGGTTGGTTACACCCGTGCGGCAAGGCTTGTGGACCAGATGGAAGCGCGGGGGATCGTGGGTCCTTATGAGGGCAGCAAACCGCGGGAGGTCTTGATGTCGATGGAACAATATCAGTCCAGCCGCATTCCTTCCTGA